In Symmachiella dynata, the following are encoded in one genomic region:
- a CDS encoding MoaD/ThiS family protein, whose protein sequence is MPIHVELFGIPRQRAGVKELDVTAGDLQSLLLAIGRELPQLLDVCLDHDGRLKSGYLANINGRAFVTAAETPLTDGDNVLILSADAGG, encoded by the coding sequence ATGCCGATTCATGTGGAGTTATTTGGAATTCCGCGACAACGCGCCGGTGTGAAGGAATTGGACGTTACGGCCGGTGATTTGCAATCGCTGTTATTGGCCATCGGTCGCGAACTTCCGCAATTACTTGATGTTTGCCTGGACCACGACGGTCGCCTCAAATCGGGCTATCTGGCAAACATCAACGGCCGCGCCTTCGTCACCGCCGCCGAAACCCCACTAACCGACGGCGACAACGTCCTCATCCTCTCCGCCGACGCAGGGGGGTAG
- a CDS encoding aldehyde ferredoxin oxidoreductase family protein, with protein sequence MPSTPPGYHGRYLRVDLSARTAVAVPIPGEVLRRFVGGSGLGTWILLQESSDGFDPLAAEAPLLFVFSPLVGSPLTTSAKFVVMGKSPLTQRINDSLSSSHFAIAGKKTGYDALVIVGEAEQPTCLVIEPESVRYEPAQAAWGQSSSAASETLSQQLGQGFRFAAIGPAGENLVRYATISHDGRHAGRGGMGAVMGAKQLKAVAVRGDRLTPFHDAEGLVALSKTLSKKSFGPATAKYRELGTAGNLLAFNRLAVLPTRNFQTSTFEGAATLAPEAMAVSHERTRASCAACTIGCEHIYHRHDNQAGVRMEYENLFALGPLCGIADPEAVLAASALCDELGMDTISAGATIAFAMECAERGFLKAADLRFGNSAAVLSMLRQIGARQELGDLLAEGSRIAAAQIGQNTSDFAPHVKGLELPGYEPRALQTMALGFAVGTRGADHNRSGAYEVDFSAQFDRLHAGPEVVAPAIETEDRAALMDSLILCKFLRGVLVDYHEELAEMLNLITGFGVTADELRTTAQRIVTAKKLYNIKQGWTPAEDTLPARFLTDPLPEDSGPSGGANLSPKQLSELVAAYNLGRGWDRDGWIPDSRLLELEVE encoded by the coding sequence ATGCCCTCCACACCGCCCGGTTATCATGGTCGCTATTTGCGTGTGGATTTGTCTGCGCGTACGGCGGTTGCGGTGCCGATTCCGGGGGAGGTTTTGCGGCGGTTTGTGGGGGGGAGCGGGCTGGGGACTTGGATCTTGCTGCAGGAAAGCAGCGATGGGTTCGACCCGTTGGCGGCTGAGGCGCCGTTGTTGTTTGTGTTCAGCCCGTTGGTGGGGAGTCCGCTGACGACGTCGGCCAAGTTCGTGGTGATGGGCAAGTCGCCGCTCACACAGCGGATCAACGATTCGCTCTCGTCGTCGCACTTTGCGATCGCGGGGAAAAAAACGGGTTACGACGCACTAGTGATTGTGGGCGAAGCCGAACAACCGACTTGCTTGGTGATTGAGCCGGAAAGTGTGCGTTATGAGCCTGCCCAGGCGGCGTGGGGCCAGAGCAGTAGCGCTGCCTCGGAAACCTTGAGCCAACAACTCGGCCAGGGCTTTCGTTTTGCTGCGATCGGACCAGCCGGTGAAAACCTGGTGCGGTATGCCACGATTTCGCATGACGGTCGGCACGCGGGACGCGGCGGCATGGGGGCGGTGATGGGGGCTAAGCAACTCAAGGCGGTTGCGGTGCGCGGTGATCGGCTCACTCCGTTTCATGATGCGGAGGGGCTCGTTGCGCTGAGTAAAACGCTGTCGAAAAAATCATTCGGCCCGGCGACAGCCAAGTACCGTGAATTGGGGACAGCGGGAAACTTGTTGGCGTTCAACCGGCTGGCGGTATTACCGACGCGCAACTTTCAGACATCCACGTTCGAGGGCGCAGCCACGCTGGCGCCGGAGGCGATGGCGGTCTCGCACGAACGAACCCGCGCGTCGTGTGCCGCTTGTACCATCGGTTGTGAGCACATTTATCATCGCCACGACAACCAGGCCGGCGTGCGGATGGAATATGAAAACCTGTTCGCCTTGGGACCGCTGTGCGGCATCGCCGATCCTGAAGCGGTATTGGCCGCGTCGGCGCTGTGTGATGAACTGGGCATGGACACGATCAGCGCCGGCGCCACGATCGCTTTCGCCATGGAGTGCGCTGAACGGGGTTTCTTAAAAGCTGCGGACCTGCGTTTTGGAAATAGCGCCGCCGTGTTGTCGATGCTCAGGCAAATCGGAGCTCGGCAAGAGTTGGGGGATCTGTTGGCCGAAGGGTCGCGGATTGCTGCGGCGCAGATCGGACAAAACACGTCGGACTTTGCACCGCACGTGAAGGGACTCGAGTTGCCCGGTTATGAACCGCGGGCGCTACAAACGATGGCGTTGGGTTTTGCCGTCGGGACGCGCGGCGCGGATCATAATCGATCGGGGGCCTATGAAGTTGATTTCAGCGCGCAGTTTGACCGCCTGCATGCCGGTCCGGAGGTCGTCGCTCCGGCGATTGAAACCGAAGACCGTGCTGCGCTGATGGATTCTTTGATCCTCTGTAAATTTCTGCGGGGCGTTCTCGTTGATTATCATGAGGAGTTGGCCGAGATGTTGAATTTGATCACCGGATTCGGTGTCACGGCTGATGAATTGCGGACGACGGCGCAGCGGATTGTGACGGCCAAGAAACTGTACAACATCAAACAAGGCTGGACACCCGCCGAAGATACGCTGCCCGCGCGGTTTCTAACCGATCCGCTTCCGGAGGATTCCGGTCCGAGCGGCGGTGCGAATTTATCACCCAAACAGTTGAGTGAATTGGTGGCGGCGTATAATCTGGGGCGTGGTTGGGATCGCGACGGTTGGATTCCTGATTCACGACTGCTGGAGTTAGAAGTGGAGTAG
- the epmB gene encoding EF-P beta-lysylation protein EpmB: MLVPTPPATTRQTLSLQQDTANWHLALAAAVRDPDELVDLLGLGDDYREPARRAARLFPLLVPRNYLERIEPGNPRDPLLLQVLPLAAEETVVDGFSADAVGDAQAHRSPGLLQKYTGRALLITTGACAVHCRYCFRREFPYGEEPRTMEDWEPAFADIAADSSLHEIILSGGDPLMLTDARLAMFIERLDRIEHLRRLRIHTRLPIVLPQRVTSTLLEMITSTRLTPIVVVHANHAHELQGDCAAALRELVRGGVTVLNQAVLLRGINDTTASQAELCERLVNLGVIPYYLHQLDRVSGAAHFEVPEQTGRGIIAELRKRLPGYAVPQFVREIAGELHKTPL, translated from the coding sequence ATCCTCGTGCCAACACCTCCCGCCACCACGCGCCAAACACTTTCACTGCAACAGGATACAGCGAATTGGCATCTCGCCTTAGCCGCTGCCGTGCGTGATCCCGATGAACTAGTTGACCTGCTGGGATTGGGTGATGATTATCGCGAACCGGCTCGCCGGGCCGCACGGTTATTCCCCCTGTTGGTCCCGCGAAACTACTTAGAGCGGATCGAACCAGGGAATCCTCGCGATCCGCTGTTGTTGCAAGTCCTGCCGTTGGCGGCCGAGGAAACGGTCGTCGATGGATTTTCTGCCGACGCGGTTGGTGATGCCCAGGCACATCGCTCGCCCGGGCTGTTGCAAAAATATACCGGGCGGGCGCTATTGATCACGACCGGTGCCTGTGCGGTGCATTGCCGGTACTGCTTCCGCCGCGAATTTCCGTACGGCGAAGAACCGCGAACGATGGAGGACTGGGAACCAGCGTTCGCCGATATCGCGGCCGATTCATCCTTGCACGAAATTATCCTCAGCGGCGGCGATCCGCTGATGCTGACCGATGCGCGGCTGGCGATGTTTATCGAGCGGTTGGATCGTATCGAGCATTTGCGCCGCTTACGGATTCACACCCGACTGCCGATCGTGTTGCCGCAACGTGTCACTAGCACATTGTTGGAGATGATCACCTCAACGCGATTGACACCGATTGTTGTGGTACATGCCAATCATGCCCACGAGTTGCAAGGCGACTGCGCAGCCGCGCTGCGCGAATTGGTGCGTGGCGGTGTGACGGTCCTGAATCAAGCCGTACTGCTCAGAGGCATCAACGATACGACCGCGTCCCAAGCCGAGCTGTGCGAACGTCTGGTCAATTTGGGAGTCATTCCGTACTACCTACACCAACTCGACCGCGTGAGCGGCGCGGCTCACTTTGAAGTTCCGGAACAAACCGGGCGCGGCATCATAGCGGAATTGCGCAAACGACTGCCCGGTTACGCGGTGCCGCAATTCGTCCGTGAAATCGCCGGCGAGTTACACAAGACGCCGTTGTAA
- the efp gene encoding elongation factor P: MPQINAGDFRKGVKVIIEGEPYNMLECNFVKPGKGQALYKTRLKHLFKGTILDRTYKSGDSLEGADVRQGEGQFTYRDGDNLVFMDNETYEQYPLALDACGDAAQYLQEGMTCGLLYWNEQLIDITAPPHVVLEVTYTEPAARGNTASSLTKPATVETGATITVPAFVETGEKIKIDTRTGDYIERARE; the protein is encoded by the coding sequence ATGCCACAGATCAACGCCGGCGACTTTCGTAAAGGGGTTAAGGTCATCATCGAAGGTGAACCTTACAACATGCTGGAATGCAACTTCGTCAAGCCGGGCAAAGGGCAAGCCCTGTACAAAACGCGGTTGAAGCACCTCTTCAAGGGCACGATTCTGGATCGGACCTACAAGAGTGGTGATAGCCTGGAAGGCGCCGATGTTCGCCAAGGCGAAGGTCAGTTTACCTATCGCGATGGCGACAATCTGGTCTTCATGGACAACGAAACCTACGAGCAATACCCATTGGCCTTGGACGCTTGCGGAGACGCGGCGCAGTATCTGCAAGAAGGGATGACTTGTGGGCTGCTCTATTGGAATGAGCAATTGATCGACATCACGGCTCCTCCGCACGTCGTCTTGGAAGTCACCTATACCGAGCCAGCCGCGCGGGGAAATACTGCCAGCTCCTTGACCAAACCGGCCACGGTGGAGACAGGTGCCACGATCACAGTTCCGGCATTTGTCGAAACCGGCGAGAAGATCAAAATCGATACGCGAACCGGCGATTACATCGAACGCGCTCGCGAGTAA
- a CDS encoding divalent metal cation transporter has product MPTELEDAQQSPERQMLIEAAEKGSGAKLWTYLRLSGPGWLQSAITLGGGSLAGSLYLGVLAGYSLMWLQVMAMVMGVIMLSAISYVTLSTGKRPFQAINDHINPVLGWGWAIATLVANIVWCLPQFSLGTAAVTQNLLPNMTSDTDIAIICAVMLTIAIIITWFYDSGSWGIRLYEGMLRLLVGAIVICFFGVVIKISLSGEGLPWDEIMAGFVPNLNMLSQPAATFKEALAATGGSSDFWSQMIVDMQRDVMITAVATAVGINMTFLLPYSMLRRGWDKHFRGLAVFDLSTGMAIPFIMATGCVVIASASQFHAKPAAGLLDDGSGVTAPAKMVSAYQGILQSRVSNQAGADYANLSDDEKQKLADALPEGDKRMAAMLVKRDAFNLANSLAPLIGRDFANYVFGFGVLGMALSTITILMLISGFTFCEILGLPPEGLPHRLGCMAPAIGVLGPFVWSGKAAFWLAVPTSVFGMVLLPIAYGTFFLMMNSRSILGSNLPQGGKRIFWNVLMLIALSLSAFGAGWAIWSKSQWYGVAGAAAFLGLALIVHFIRPPKPGPIATETP; this is encoded by the coding sequence ATGCCGACTGAATTAGAAGATGCCCAACAAAGCCCGGAACGGCAGATGCTCATCGAAGCAGCAGAGAAAGGCAGCGGAGCAAAACTTTGGACCTACCTGCGGCTCTCCGGTCCCGGTTGGTTGCAATCAGCGATCACACTCGGCGGCGGTTCGTTGGCGGGTAGTTTGTATCTGGGAGTGCTGGCCGGTTACAGCCTGATGTGGTTGCAAGTCATGGCCATGGTGATGGGCGTGATTATGCTCAGCGCCATTTCCTACGTGACCCTCTCCACCGGCAAACGGCCATTTCAGGCAATCAACGATCACATCAATCCGGTACTGGGCTGGGGGTGGGCCATCGCCACGTTGGTGGCAAACATCGTTTGGTGCCTCCCGCAATTCAGCCTCGGCACAGCCGCGGTGACTCAAAACCTGTTACCCAACATGACCTCAGATACGGACATCGCGATCATCTGCGCCGTGATGTTGACCATCGCCATCATCATTACGTGGTTCTACGATAGCGGAAGTTGGGGCATCCGTCTCTATGAAGGCATGTTGCGCTTGCTGGTCGGCGCGATCGTGATTTGCTTTTTTGGCGTGGTCATCAAAATCAGCCTCAGCGGCGAAGGTTTGCCGTGGGACGAAATCATGGCCGGGTTCGTTCCCAATCTCAATATGTTGAGCCAACCGGCAGCCACGTTCAAAGAAGCTTTGGCCGCCACGGGAGGCTCCTCTGATTTCTGGTCACAAATGATTGTGGACATGCAACGCGACGTGATGATCACCGCGGTGGCGACCGCTGTGGGGATCAACATGACGTTTCTGCTGCCGTACTCCATGTTGCGTCGCGGCTGGGATAAACATTTTCGTGGATTGGCCGTGTTCGACTTATCGACCGGCATGGCGATCCCGTTCATCATGGCCACCGGCTGCGTGGTGATCGCCTCAGCCAGTCAATTCCATGCCAAGCCGGCAGCGGGGTTACTGGATGATGGATCGGGCGTCACGGCCCCGGCGAAAATGGTGTCCGCCTATCAAGGGATTCTGCAATCCCGCGTTAGCAATCAAGCGGGTGCCGACTATGCCAATCTCAGCGACGACGAAAAACAAAAACTGGCCGATGCACTGCCCGAAGGGGACAAACGGATGGCAGCCATGCTGGTCAAACGCGACGCCTTCAATCTAGCGAATTCACTGGCACCGCTGATCGGTCGTGACTTTGCGAATTATGTCTTCGGGTTCGGCGTACTGGGCATGGCGCTCTCGACGATCACAATTTTGATGCTGATTTCCGGATTTACATTCTGCGAAATCCTGGGACTTCCCCCCGAGGGGCTGCCGCACCGTTTGGGGTGCATGGCGCCGGCGATCGGCGTGCTGGGGCCGTTTGTCTGGTCCGGAAAAGCCGCGTTTTGGCTGGCGGTACCCACCAGTGTGTTCGGCATGGTCCTGCTACCGATTGCCTACGGCACGTTCTTTTTAATGATGAATAGCCGCAGCATCCTGGGCAGTAATCTTCCGCAGGGCGGAAAACGTATCTTTTGGAACGTCCTGATGCTAATCGCCCTGTCGCTCTCCGCCTTCGGCGCAGGTTGGGCGATTTGGTCCAAGTCACAATGGTACGGCGTCGCCGGGGCGGCCGCATTTTTGGGGCTGGCACTGATCGTGCATTTCATCCGTCCGCCGAAACCAGGGCCGATTGCGACCGAAACGCCGTAA
- a CDS encoding Gfo/Idh/MocA family protein: MRPDQSRRNHTNDIHTAACAQDPGVDRRLFLSTATAAAATAMLPNFAQAAPEKKWRVGVIGHTGQGNYGHGLDTVWLSLPETEIVGLADANDKGRAACNRKIGMVPDFADYREMLKQTQPNIVAVSPRHLHEHRDMILAAIDAGAQGIYCEKPFCRTPQEADEIVAACEKSGTRLGLAHRNRYHPAVPVAMAALKEGVIGDLLEIRCRGKEDHRGGAQDIWVLGTHLLDLAHYYGGNATACSAVLLNGTRPVTKEDVVEGGEGLGPLAGDRLFARYEMESGIPMYFDSIKNQGVKEANFGVQLIGNKGFMDFRIDIEPLAHLVPGNPFLPTDKPRPWIPISSAGIGKPEPIDNLGKLVSKHILATRDLLAAVSEDRPPLSSAEDGRAIVEMIHAAFASHVKNGERVQLPLESRTHPLADLAAQPS, encoded by the coding sequence ATGCGTCCTGATCAGTCCCGTCGCAACCACACGAACGATATCCACACAGCAGCTTGTGCCCAAGATCCTGGAGTCGATCGGCGACTGTTCCTTTCCACCGCCACGGCAGCAGCGGCAACGGCCATGCTTCCGAATTTTGCCCAGGCTGCTCCGGAGAAAAAATGGCGGGTGGGCGTCATCGGACATACCGGCCAGGGGAATTACGGCCACGGATTGGATACTGTCTGGCTAAGCCTGCCGGAAACCGAGATTGTCGGCTTGGCCGATGCCAACGACAAAGGCCGTGCTGCTTGCAATCGCAAAATCGGCATGGTTCCGGATTTTGCCGACTACCGCGAAATGCTCAAACAGACGCAGCCCAATATCGTCGCAGTCAGCCCGCGGCATCTTCACGAACATCGCGACATGATTCTGGCCGCGATCGACGCAGGCGCGCAGGGCATTTATTGCGAGAAGCCGTTCTGCCGTACCCCGCAGGAGGCGGATGAAATCGTGGCGGCCTGCGAAAAGTCCGGAACGCGTTTGGGGCTGGCGCATCGCAATCGCTATCACCCAGCTGTTCCGGTGGCGATGGCCGCTCTGAAGGAGGGAGTGATCGGCGATTTGCTGGAGATTCGTTGCCGTGGCAAGGAGGACCACCGCGGTGGCGCGCAGGACATTTGGGTCTTGGGCACGCATCTGTTGGATTTAGCCCACTATTACGGCGGAAACGCGACTGCCTGTTCGGCTGTGCTGTTAAATGGGACGCGGCCGGTTACAAAGGAGGATGTTGTCGAGGGTGGTGAAGGGCTAGGCCCGTTGGCTGGGGATCGTCTGTTTGCCCGTTACGAAATGGAAAGCGGGATCCCCATGTACTTCGACTCGATCAAAAACCAAGGGGTCAAGGAAGCCAATTTTGGAGTGCAATTGATCGGCAACAAAGGGTTCATGGATTTCCGCATCGATATTGAACCTTTGGCGCACTTGGTGCCGGGAAATCCTTTCTTACCGACGGACAAGCCACGACCTTGGATCCCGATCAGCAGCGCCGGCATCGGCAAGCCGGAGCCGATTGACAATCTTGGGAAACTGGTCTCGAAGCACATTCTAGCAACCCGCGATCTTCTGGCCGCTGTATCGGAAGACCGCCCACCACTCTCCAGCGCCGAAGATGGCCGCGCGATCGTGGAGATGATTCATGCGGCGTTTGCCTCGCACGTTAAAAACGGCGAGCGCGTACAACTGCCCTTAGAATCACGCACGCATCCGTTGGCGGACTTGGCAGCCCAACCTTCTTGA
- a CDS encoding FG-GAP-like repeat-containing protein has product MKQLSISIPLILLSFILLPASGADKTKPRATAKSNASGESQVFTPGASIPVSPQRKLTQIGNTEEFESVIMGRVIGTADVFGNGPYDLFLYPDRIFPIRGFDEDGTPYYGKVVKIKENHDAPMGGAILTGPDNEIYCVNGHRRKIRVSKFDRNKKEFQPYAESKQLNVPSGVGGGMAARINDNGKLDVYFSIPDGVPYRPAGPHHHSPAYIPYDGAGFWRGKIPRRMMYHARFDSLRLKKTETVHRSGEGPGEFLFSVNGMDVLNLGEERAPGVVTTEKQSVLRFFPIDPTTGELGPKQYVNNEDHVALRHSVINAAVKAIPDPETGLSNLIVTDTGLVWFYPHTGQFAENGSPIYGAAQPVKAEGLRLALGQLPVISPGDMDGDGLVDLMAGNDAGKLLFVKNIGTKQRAEFDNPVAVMVGGKPLDIKPGYRGSIQGPGEAMWGYTCPTVCDWNGDGRQDVILNSSLGDYKLLLQEESKSGDAPVFSAPKTMYGDGIQLHLAWRNQPAVTDWGNDGPLCLIALDEKNLLRQFWRVDDQNVDRGELLTFEDGSPIPANVDEAAGQTGRAKLVAHDWDGDGDVDLLLGTSRGLSFPASKSFHLPSDYGDERAASILFLRNVGDNAHPKFEYIQQLAFDGERIKLGIHSCSPVPIDVGRGKIDLLCGEEQGSIRYFPRESLTVIGHKE; this is encoded by the coding sequence ATGAAACAGCTCTCTATTTCCATACCACTGATTCTATTGAGTTTCATCCTCCTCCCCGCCAGCGGGGCTGACAAAACCAAACCGCGTGCAACGGCGAAATCAAACGCAAGCGGCGAGAGTCAGGTCTTCACCCCCGGCGCTTCAATTCCCGTCTCCCCCCAACGAAAACTGACGCAAATCGGGAATACCGAAGAATTCGAATCGGTCATCATGGGACGTGTCATCGGGACGGCCGATGTGTTTGGCAACGGCCCCTATGACCTGTTTCTCTACCCCGATCGCATTTTTCCAATTCGAGGATTTGATGAAGACGGGACGCCCTATTATGGAAAAGTGGTGAAGATCAAGGAAAACCATGACGCACCGATGGGGGGAGCGATCCTCACCGGTCCGGACAACGAGATCTATTGCGTGAATGGGCACCGTCGTAAAATCCGCGTCTCCAAATTCGACCGCAACAAAAAAGAGTTCCAACCTTATGCCGAATCGAAACAATTGAATGTTCCCAGTGGCGTGGGTGGCGGCATGGCTGCACGGATCAACGACAATGGCAAGCTGGACGTTTATTTTTCGATTCCGGATGGCGTCCCCTACCGCCCAGCGGGACCGCATCATCATTCCCCGGCGTACATCCCCTATGACGGCGCCGGGTTTTGGCGGGGAAAAATCCCTCGCCGTATGATGTACCACGCCCGATTTGATTCGCTCCGCTTGAAAAAGACAGAGACCGTGCATCGTAGCGGAGAAGGTCCCGGTGAGTTCCTGTTCAGCGTGAATGGAATGGACGTCCTCAATCTTGGTGAGGAACGGGCTCCGGGTGTTGTGACGACCGAAAAGCAAAGCGTGTTACGATTTTTTCCCATCGACCCCACAACTGGCGAACTGGGCCCCAAACAGTACGTCAATAACGAAGACCACGTCGCCCTGCGGCATTCGGTCATCAACGCCGCTGTGAAAGCGATTCCCGATCCTGAGACGGGGCTGTCGAATCTGATTGTCACCGACACCGGTCTGGTTTGGTTTTATCCGCATACGGGTCAGTTCGCCGAAAACGGTTCGCCGATTTATGGCGCAGCGCAGCCTGTGAAAGCTGAAGGTTTGCGGCTGGCATTGGGCCAACTGCCGGTCATCAGTCCGGGAGACATGGATGGCGATGGACTCGTGGACCTTATGGCCGGAAATGATGCCGGGAAATTGCTGTTCGTGAAAAACATCGGCACCAAACAGCGCGCGGAATTCGATAATCCTGTGGCCGTGATGGTCGGTGGAAAACCGTTGGATATCAAACCTGGTTACCGCGGTTCCATTCAAGGTCCCGGCGAAGCGATGTGGGGTTATACCTGTCCCACAGTGTGCGACTGGAATGGCGATGGCCGACAGGATGTGATCCTCAATAGTTCTCTGGGCGACTACAAGTTGCTGCTGCAGGAGGAGTCGAAGTCCGGTGACGCTCCGGTCTTTTCCGCCCCCAAGACGATGTATGGCGACGGTATTCAGCTTCACTTGGCTTGGCGCAACCAACCGGCAGTCACGGACTGGGGAAACGATGGTCCGCTCTGCTTGATTGCGTTGGATGAGAAAAACCTGCTCCGTCAATTCTGGCGCGTCGACGATCAAAACGTTGATCGCGGTGAGTTATTGACCTTTGAAGATGGTTCGCCGATCCCCGCCAACGTCGACGAAGCCGCTGGTCAAACCGGACGCGCTAAACTCGTAGCCCATGACTGGGACGGCGATGGCGACGTCGATCTGTTGCTTGGAACGTCACGCGGACTGTCGTTTCCGGCATCGAAGTCGTTCCACTTGCCCAGCGATTACGGCGACGAGCGTGCTGCTTCGATTTTGTTCCTCCGCAACGTCGGAGATAATGCTCACCCGAAATTCGAGTACATCCAACAGTTGGCCTTTGACGGCGAACGGATCAAGCTGGGGATTCACTCCTGCTCCCCGGTCCCGATCGATGTCGGCCGCGGCAAGATCGATTTGCTGTGCGGTGAAGAGCAAGGTTCGATCCGCTACTTCCCCCGCGAATCGTTGACGGTCATTGGCCACAAAGAATAA
- a CDS encoding DUF1559 domain-containing protein has protein sequence MQTRNSRRGFTLIELLVVIAIIAILIALLLPAVQQAREAARRTQCRNNLKQVGLALHNYHDLFSCFPPGYLGDPPNESATGCSTINTNAVSGNYARKGWGWAVMIMPHLDLGNLYKELDPGNNIVVCASATGAQAAAGNAALQRTVIPAFICPSAVDPDLNPSRWERPPATPGAHGKSNYAAVAGISWTGSGIHPVTGRQVEAMFVDGTQVGPVRMKHMTDGSSNVFAIGEKIRIDVDDDKTRAAGALFEKYGAYWVGIAPDTRSASCAMRLEPAPSSFGVNGTSVNAFASQHTGGCFFLLADGHVLFISENADQDMISNIGLRNDGEVIDGTIISN, from the coding sequence ATGCAGACAAGAAACAGTCGGCGCGGATTCACTTTGATCGAGCTATTGGTGGTCATCGCCATCATTGCCATCTTAATTGCGTTGCTACTACCAGCTGTGCAACAAGCACGCGAAGCCGCCCGTAGAACCCAGTGCCGGAACAATCTCAAGCAAGTTGGCCTGGCGCTGCACAATTACCATGACTTATTCAGTTGTTTTCCCCCAGGATATCTTGGCGATCCTCCCAATGAATCAGCGACTGGTTGCAGCACGATCAATACGAACGCAGTCTCCGGAAACTATGCGAGAAAAGGCTGGGGTTGGGCTGTCATGATCATGCCCCACTTGGACCTGGGGAATTTGTACAAAGAACTCGATCCCGGCAATAACATCGTTGTCTGCGCTTCGGCGACGGGAGCCCAGGCAGCGGCTGGCAATGCCGCTCTTCAACGAACGGTCATCCCCGCTTTTATTTGTCCGTCAGCTGTTGATCCGGACCTGAATCCGTCACGTTGGGAACGCCCGCCCGCGACCCCAGGTGCGCACGGGAAATCAAACTACGCAGCTGTTGCGGGAATTTCCTGGACTGGCTCCGGCATCCATCCGGTGACCGGAAGACAAGTCGAGGCCATGTTCGTGGATGGTACTCAAGTTGGTCCTGTGCGGATGAAGCATATGACAGACGGTTCGAGCAATGTGTTCGCAATCGGCGAAAAAATCCGCATCGATGTCGACGACGATAAGACGCGGGCAGCGGGTGCCTTGTTCGAAAAATACGGAGCCTATTGGGTAGGAATCGCCCCCGACACACGATCTGCATCGTGCGCAATGCGACTGGAACCGGCGCCTTCGTCATTTGGAGTCAATGGTACGTCAGTGAATGCGTTTGCTAGCCAGCACACGGGTGGCTGCTTTTTCTTATTGGCTGACGGCCATGTCTTGTTCATCAGCGAAAATGCGGATCAAGACATGATCTCCAATATTGGTCTAAGAAACGATGGTGAAGTCATCGACGGCACTATTATTTCTAACTGA
- a CDS encoding carboxypeptidase regulatory-like domain-containing protein, protein MFSGLNRLLLSCIAMILVSGCGSSDQPELGQVDGTITMDNAPLAGVEVLFGPKGARSSAGYTDQEGHYTLYYLAGVEGAVLGEHRVEVRTPIEDESDPETEANFVENIPPKYNSQSELTAVVEAGDNTFDFNLESQ, encoded by the coding sequence ATGTTCAGCGGTTTGAATCGATTGTTGTTGTCTTGCATTGCCATGATTCTGGTATCTGGTTGCGGTTCAAGTGATCAACCCGAGTTAGGTCAGGTCGATGGAACCATAACAATGGATAACGCGCCTTTGGCGGGTGTTGAGGTCTTGTTCGGTCCGAAGGGCGCCCGCTCTTCGGCCGGATACACAGACCAAGAAGGCCATTACACTTTGTACTATCTTGCCGGAGTGGAAGGGGCTGTGCTCGGTGAGCACAGAGTTGAGGTGCGGACTCCCATTGAGGACGAATCTGATCCCGAAACCGAAGCAAACTTCGTTGAAAATATCCCCCCGAAATACAATTCCCAATCGGAATTAACGGCTGTTGTAGAAGCCGGGGATAATACGTTTGACTTTAATTTGGAATCCCAATGA